Proteins encoded in a region of the Myxococcus guangdongensis genome:
- a CDS encoding OsmC family protein, giving the protein MTSVTVTEYETRLYWQGDHGAVLTSDRAPPVPIGLPLVEPGAMEAGRWAPETLLVGAVEGRTLLAFLERAREAEVSILFYQSCAVARLVASPGQTPHLTDIIVRPHVAVATDSEAEVVRRIFSELPAHCFPSSVIQISPRIEPVVETWHARAARPVVRETQSLALP; this is encoded by the coding sequence ATGACATCCGTTACCGTCACAGAGTACGAAACGCGCCTCTACTGGCAAGGCGACCACGGCGCCGTCCTGACGAGCGACCGTGCGCCCCCCGTCCCCATCGGCCTGCCCCTGGTGGAACCCGGAGCGATGGAGGCCGGCCGCTGGGCCCCGGAGACGCTGCTGGTGGGCGCCGTCGAGGGCCGCACGCTGTTGGCCTTCCTCGAGCGGGCACGCGAGGCCGAGGTGTCCATCCTCTTCTACCAGAGCTGCGCGGTGGCCCGGCTGGTGGCGAGCCCCGGCCAGACGCCGCACCTCACCGACATCATCGTCCGCCCCCACGTCGCCGTGGCCACCGACTCGGAGGCAGAGGTGGTACGCCGCATCTTCTCGGAGCTGCCCGCGCACTGCTTCCCCAGCTCCGTCATCCAGATATCCCCGCGCATCGAGCCCGTGGTGGAGACGTGGCATGCCCGCGCCGCCCGCCCCGTCGTTCGCGAAACCCAGAGTCTCGCACTCCCCTGA
- a CDS encoding SLC13 family permease, with amino-acid sequence MNAPLASMREAEALTSPSPDLAPSPPGRRWVRPALALVGLGAVAWLSAFGGQGEVASRTVLVAGVCLVLWLTELVPPFVPTLLLLGATPVVLGPLGKDYALASVLTWCADPVLILFLGGFTLEVAAMRHGLDSAVAGHVVRLSRGRPRRLLLFVMGGVAFLSMWMSNVAAAAMMLAALRPVLLASAPGTSLRPALLAGVALGANLGGMATPVGSGPNALAVSAASAYAHVTFAGWMAFALPLTALMLVLGFGLVLLRFRLGDTLTLPAQVTRSLDGRGRRVLWVSAACVVAWLSEPVHGVPAPVVALGATALLFGTRLLEREDLKKLDWSTLLLIAGGLALGKLLEHSGLVAHALDGASLETWPQAARLGALVVVAAALSALMSNTGTAALLMPLALSVEPSASTPILVAMGCAFGIPFAISTPPNAMAAGEGLETSELLRLGLPLMVAGCLLVSATGPFVLRIFGLP; translated from the coding sequence ATGAACGCTCCCCTCGCCTCGATGCGTGAAGCCGAGGCCCTCACCTCCCCCTCGCCCGACCTGGCGCCCTCGCCGCCTGGGCGCCGCTGGGTGCGGCCCGCGCTGGCGCTGGTGGGGCTCGGTGCGGTGGCGTGGCTGTCCGCGTTCGGGGGGCAGGGCGAGGTGGCGTCGCGCACGGTGCTGGTGGCCGGCGTCTGTCTGGTCCTGTGGCTCACCGAACTGGTGCCGCCGTTCGTCCCCACGCTGCTGCTCCTCGGGGCGACGCCCGTGGTGCTCGGCCCGCTGGGAAAGGACTATGCACTCGCGTCCGTGCTCACCTGGTGCGCGGACCCGGTGCTCATCCTCTTCCTGGGCGGCTTCACGCTCGAGGTCGCGGCCATGCGTCACGGACTCGACTCGGCGGTGGCGGGCCACGTGGTGCGCCTGTCGCGCGGACGCCCCCGGCGGCTGCTCCTGTTCGTGATGGGCGGCGTGGCGTTCCTCTCCATGTGGATGTCCAACGTCGCCGCGGCGGCGATGATGCTCGCGGCGCTCCGTCCCGTGCTGCTCGCCTCGGCTCCAGGCACGTCCCTGCGGCCCGCGCTGCTCGCGGGCGTGGCGCTGGGCGCGAACCTGGGCGGCATGGCCACACCCGTGGGCAGCGGCCCCAACGCGCTCGCGGTGTCCGCCGCGAGCGCCTACGCGCACGTCACCTTCGCGGGCTGGATGGCGTTCGCCCTGCCTCTCACGGCGCTCATGCTGGTGCTCGGCTTCGGCCTGGTGCTGCTGCGCTTCCGCCTGGGCGACACCCTGACCTTGCCCGCACAGGTCACGCGCTCGCTGGACGGCCGCGGCCGACGGGTGCTCTGGGTGAGCGCCGCCTGCGTGGTGGCCTGGCTGTCGGAGCCCGTGCACGGCGTGCCCGCTCCCGTGGTCGCCCTGGGAGCCACCGCGCTGCTCTTCGGTACGCGTCTGCTCGAGCGCGAGGACCTCAAGAAGCTCGACTGGTCCACGCTGTTGCTCATCGCCGGGGGACTGGCGCTGGGGAAGCTGCTGGAGCACTCGGGCCTGGTGGCCCATGCGCTCGACGGCGCGAGCCTGGAGACGTGGCCCCAGGCGGCCCGGCTCGGCGCGCTCGTCGTCGTCGCCGCGGCGCTGTCCGCGTTGATGAGCAACACCGGCACCGCCGCGCTCCTCATGCCGCTGGCGCTCAGCGTGGAGCCCTCCGCGTCCACGCCCATCCTCGTCGCCATGGGGTGCGCGTTCGGCATCCCCTTCGCCATCAGCACACCTCCCAACGCCATGGCCGCGGGAGAGGGACTGGAGACCTCGGAGCTGCTGCGGTTGGGACTTCCCCTCATGGTGGCCGGTTGTCTGCTGGTCAGCGCGACAGGCCCCTTTGTCCTGCGAATCTTCGGGCTGCCATGA
- a CDS encoding CBS domain-containing protein → MQIVGELMTREVVTLKETQNLGKAEELLRLHRIRHLPVVRQGKLVGLITHRDLLRAAATSANDPAAQPLWAADIMTREVTTVGPEASLRDAVVMMLRNKFGCLPVVSGDGTLLGLITEADLVRYAQHLIEDKDRRELAREFNA, encoded by the coding sequence ATGCAAATCGTCGGAGAGCTGATGACACGTGAGGTGGTCACGCTCAAGGAAACACAGAACCTGGGCAAGGCGGAAGAGCTGCTGCGGCTGCACCGCATCCGGCACCTGCCCGTGGTGCGCCAGGGCAAGCTCGTGGGGCTCATCACCCACCGCGACCTGCTGCGGGCGGCGGCCACGAGCGCGAATGATCCAGCCGCCCAGCCGCTGTGGGCCGCGGACATCATGACGCGCGAGGTGACGACGGTGGGGCCCGAGGCGTCCCTGCGCGACGCGGTGGTGATGATGCTGCGCAACAAGTTCGGCTGCCTGCCGGTGGTGAGCGGCGACGGCACGCTCCTGGGCCTCATCACCGAGGCGGACCTGGTGCGCTACGCGCAACACCTCATCGAGGACAAAGACCGCCGCGAGCTCGCGCGCGAGTTCAACGCCTGA